Proteins from a genomic interval of Sphingobacterium lactis:
- a CDS encoding DUF4269 domain-containing protein — protein MHLPNFEDIAYLQSGSPLQQQAYAILRDFRVMEILQDFNPILIGTIPLDIAIANSDLDIACEVYDLQLFADHVAKHFARFNAYQFNRKWIREKEVGIVNFILMGIPVELYGEGRPVPEQYGYRHLVVEAKLLASGGEGLKREVIRLKEQGLKTEPAFAQALNLEGDPYENILLLV, from the coding sequence ATGCATCTACCGAACTTTGAAGATATTGCTTACCTGCAATCTGGATCGCCCCTACAGCAACAAGCCTATGCCATCCTTCGGGACTTCAGGGTAATGGAGATTCTCCAAGATTTTAACCCCATCCTCATCGGTACGATACCCTTGGATATTGCCATCGCCAACAGCGATCTGGATATTGCCTGCGAGGTATATGATCTGCAGCTGTTCGCAGACCATGTGGCAAAACACTTTGCCAGATTCAATGCCTACCAATTTAATAGAAAATGGATTCGTGAGAAAGAGGTAGGAATTGTTAACTTTATCCTGATGGGAATCCCGGTGGAGCTGTATGGAGAGGGGAGACCAGTTCCGGAGCAATACGGATACCGGCACCTGGTGGTGGAGGCCAAACTCCTGGCATCGGGTGGGGAAGGATTGAAACGGGAAGTCATCCGCTTAAAGGAACAAGGGTTAAAGACCGAACCTGCTTTCGCGCAGGCACTGAACTTGGAGGGTGATCCCTATGAAAACATTTTATTGTTAGTATAG
- a CDS encoding HipA family kinase has translation MEIKKPEIREVHIMRYLQPFREGGSLPGLVDADDGFSYVIKFRGAGQGKKALVAEFIGGELARFMGLRVPEMVYAELDEGFGRTEPDEEIQDLLKFSVGKNLGVSFLNGAITFDANVDEIAAEEASKIVWLDALLMNVDRTVKNTNMLIWHRELWLIDHGAALYFHHNWDNWEDTVGKPFVQIKDHVLLKNATEVEQVDAAYKGLFTRENIAKVLEAIPDEWLIDEVRNLGADEVRSVYVEFLARRAAHSEIFVKQIQDAR, from the coding sequence ATGGAAATCAAAAAGCCGGAGATTAGAGAGGTGCATATCATGCGGTACCTGCAGCCCTTTCGGGAAGGTGGATCCTTGCCTGGACTGGTGGATGCCGATGACGGATTCAGTTATGTCATCAAATTCCGCGGTGCCGGTCAAGGGAAGAAGGCCCTTGTTGCCGAATTTATTGGTGGCGAGTTAGCACGGTTCATGGGACTCCGGGTTCCGGAGATGGTATATGCGGAACTTGATGAAGGTTTCGGCCGCACTGAACCGGATGAGGAGATTCAGGATTTGCTCAAATTCTCCGTAGGGAAGAATCTTGGGGTCAGTTTTCTGAACGGTGCGATTACTTTTGATGCCAATGTGGATGAGATAGCAGCGGAAGAGGCCTCGAAGATCGTGTGGCTGGATGCCCTGTTGATGAATGTGGACCGCACGGTGAAGAATACCAATATGTTGATCTGGCATCGGGAGCTCTGGCTCATCGATCATGGTGCCGCACTCTATTTTCACCACAATTGGGACAATTGGGAAGATACCGTGGGGAAACCTTTCGTGCAGATCAAAGATCATGTGCTTCTGAAGAACGCCACGGAGGTGGAGCAGGTGGATGCCGCCTATAAAGGGTTGTTCACGCGGGAAAACATTGCCAAGGTATTGGAGGCCATTCCTGATGAGTGGTTGATCGACGAGGTGAGAAATCTCGGTGCGGACGAGGTCCGATCGGTTTACGTGGAATTTTTGGCAAGAAGGGCAGCGCATTCGGAAATTTTTGTAAAACAGATTCAAGATGCACGATAG
- a CDS encoding DUF3037 domain-containing protein: MHDRTLYEFAVVRLVPRVEREEFVNVGVLLYCRKQRYADLLYVLDEQRCGLLAKDIDFDQIRAHLESMKQVCLGTKAGGALAQLDQTERFRWLTAKRSTLIQCSAVHPGLCMDAKETHQELFEKFVL; the protein is encoded by the coding sequence ATGCACGATAGGACCTTATATGAATTTGCCGTCGTGCGGTTGGTGCCACGGGTGGAACGCGAAGAGTTCGTGAATGTGGGCGTGCTTTTATATTGCCGCAAGCAACGGTATGCAGATTTGCTGTATGTGCTGGATGAACAGCGTTGCGGATTGCTAGCGAAGGATATTGACTTTGATCAGATCCGAGCGCATCTGGAGTCAATGAAGCAGGTCTGTTTGGGAACAAAAGCCGGCGGGGCATTGGCACAGCTCGATCAAACAGAGCGGTTCCGGTGGTTGACGGCTAAACGCAGTACCCTGATCCAATGCTCAGCTGTGCATCCCGGGTTATGTATGGATGCCAAAGAAACCCATCAGGAATTATTCGAAAAATTTGTGCTTTAA
- a CDS encoding serine O-acetyltransferase yields the protein MNEFYKHIYDKQKAVQDMPSNKAIAQWAINVLHLLFPERNSKSFGSVEEIATAFQASETELYDLMLKTKACSTCDIKNVAKQFFVQLPTIYRTMLTDAQAILDGDPAAKSMNEVIRTYPGFLAICIFRLAHELWEQEIPLIPRILTEYAHSKTGIDIHPGAFIDEYLHIDHGTGIVIGETCRIGKHVKLYQGVTLGALSVEKNMANTQRHPIIEDHVIIYAGATILGGETVVGHHSTIGGNVWLTSSIAPYTTVYHQPNSKFIDAKPLA from the coding sequence ATGAACGAATTCTATAAACATATATACGATAAACAAAAAGCCGTGCAGGATATGCCCAGCAATAAGGCAATTGCACAATGGGCTATCAATGTGCTACACCTGCTTTTTCCCGAACGGAACTCCAAGTCCTTTGGCTCCGTGGAAGAAATTGCCACCGCCTTTCAGGCTTCTGAAACGGAACTCTACGATCTGATGTTGAAGACCAAAGCATGTTCCACCTGTGACATCAAGAATGTGGCCAAGCAATTTTTTGTGCAACTGCCAACGATTTACAGGACAATGCTGACCGATGCGCAGGCCATTTTGGACGGTGACCCCGCCGCAAAGAGCATGAATGAGGTCATCCGCACCTATCCAGGATTTTTGGCAATTTGCATCTTCCGACTTGCCCATGAGCTATGGGAGCAGGAAATTCCGCTGATCCCTCGGATCTTAACGGAATATGCGCACTCCAAGACGGGTATCGATATCCACCCGGGTGCTTTTATCGATGAATACCTTCATATCGACCACGGAACGGGAATCGTGATCGGGGAGACGTGCCGGATAGGGAAACATGTAAAACTTTATCAAGGAGTCACTCTTGGCGCGTTGAGCGTAGAAAAGAACATGGCCAATACGCAGCGGCATCCGATCATTGAGGATCACGTGATCATCTATGCAGGAGCCACTATCCTGGGTGGAGAAACGGTTGTCGGACATCACTCCACCATTGGCGGAAATGTTTGGCTCACCAGCTCCATTGCTCCGTATACCACGGTATACCACCAACCGAATTCAAAATTTATAGACGCAAAACCACTCGCATAA
- the cysM gene encoding cysteine synthase CysM encodes MGNIIDTIGNTPLVEITGFHDNPRVQIFAKLEGNNPGGSVKDRAALNMIRSAMERGEITKETKLIEATSGNTGIALAMIASMFGLQIELVMPSTSTRERTLTMEAFGAKVTLLDNMEVSRDYAEEKAATGDYYILNQFANPDNYKAHIKTTGPEIWRDTEGKITHFVSAMGTTGTIMGCSMYLKEQNPEIQIVGCQPTPDSSIPGIRRWPEEYLPKIFDPARVDRVIDIDQADATSRTRELARKAGVFAGMSSGGAFHAAVQVANEIEEGCIVFIVCDRGDRYLSSDLFG; translated from the coding sequence ATGGGAAATATAATCGATACTATAGGCAATACGCCGCTCGTGGAAATCACGGGTTTTCATGATAACCCCCGTGTCCAGATCTTTGCTAAATTGGAAGGCAATAACCCAGGAGGATCGGTAAAGGACCGTGCGGCGCTGAATATGATCCGCTCCGCAATGGAACGTGGTGAAATAACGAAGGAAACAAAGCTGATCGAAGCAACCAGTGGAAATACGGGAATCGCGCTGGCGATGATTGCCAGTATGTTCGGCCTACAGATCGAGTTGGTCATGCCTTCAACTTCCACCCGTGAAAGAACATTGACGATGGAAGCTTTCGGCGCCAAAGTAACCTTACTGGACAATATGGAAGTAAGCCGGGATTATGCCGAAGAAAAGGCCGCCACAGGAGATTACTACATCCTAAATCAATTTGCGAACCCCGACAATTATAAAGCACACATCAAAACGACAGGCCCGGAAATTTGGCGGGATACGGAAGGGAAGATTACGCATTTCGTAAGTGCAATGGGTACAACAGGGACTATCATGGGCTGCTCAATGTACCTAAAGGAACAGAATCCTGAAATCCAGATCGTGGGCTGCCAGCCGACACCGGACTCATCCATTCCAGGAATCCGCCGATGGCCGGAGGAATACCTGCCGAAGATCTTTGACCCCGCGCGGGTGGACCGTGTGATCGATATTGATCAAGCCGATGCCACTTCCCGTACCCGAGAATTGGCGCGTAAGGCTGGCGTATTTGCGGGCATGAGTTCCGGCGGAGCTTTTCATGCTGCGGTGCAGGTGGCCAATGAAATTGAAGAAGGCTGCATCGTTTTTATCGTTTGCGACCGCGGAGATCGCTACCTCAGTTCCGATCTATTCGGTTAG
- a CDS encoding DUF3943 domain-containing protein, producing the protein MYNKFRWLLGLMVCCLSFSAGAQVDTVRHLPTDTLVFRKDSLSELPASPAFLKDTIAWNLNPKREKKFWRASAEWFLAQAFPASFNRFITKDPYSYISFQNFLDHQRFSAWDWDDNQFTTNQIDHPFHGQIYFNAFRSNGYNFYQSSLATLAGSYIWETAGETQHPSINDLVNTTFGGIVMGEMMHRVSRNILARNRSDHNRIGNEIVATIVNPINGLNRLLDGKWGKRIDDYYGADSSIISAEVDVGIRRFDAKEGDFLNEGKNAFYGRLRFRYSNGDHNYKRPFDQFSVNLELGNGDSSFINAVNVHALLYGAKFFKSQKGDHYGTLNAHYDFYNNDAFFYGAQSLNYNWLSEFKYKKGSRLNLSVGAGAVILAAVPDPYLLYGASRNYNYGPGASYRFRGELMLFNRFMINADYNGGVFFTISGTDSYYILHGLNVEGSLRVWKRWSINLSSGYFNLQGHFKDHQYPDFNREYPYGRLSVGYNIFF; encoded by the coding sequence TTGTATAATAAATTCAGATGGCTGTTGGGCCTAATGGTATGCTGCCTTAGTTTTTCGGCAGGCGCCCAGGTGGATACGGTACGGCACTTGCCTACGGATACCCTTGTTTTTCGGAAGGATAGTTTATCCGAACTTCCTGCTTCACCGGCATTTTTGAAGGATACCATAGCGTGGAACCTAAACCCAAAAAGGGAGAAGAAGTTCTGGCGTGCCAGTGCGGAATGGTTTCTAGCACAAGCTTTCCCTGCGTCCTTTAATCGGTTTATCACCAAAGATCCTTATTCTTATATCAGTTTCCAGAATTTTCTGGATCATCAACGTTTCAGTGCTTGGGATTGGGATGACAACCAATTTACGACCAACCAGATTGATCATCCCTTCCACGGGCAGATCTATTTCAATGCCTTCCGGAGCAATGGTTATAACTTTTACCAATCCAGTTTAGCTACCCTTGCGGGAAGTTATATTTGGGAGACAGCAGGGGAGACCCAGCATCCTTCCATCAACGACTTGGTCAATACGACATTCGGAGGTATTGTGATGGGGGAGATGATGCATCGCGTGTCGCGGAATATTCTGGCCCGGAATCGATCGGACCACAATAGAATCGGAAATGAAATCGTAGCAACCATCGTCAATCCCATCAATGGGCTGAACCGGTTGCTGGATGGAAAATGGGGAAAACGGATCGATGATTATTACGGTGCAGATTCGTCCATTATCTCTGCGGAGGTGGATGTCGGTATCCGTAGGTTCGATGCCAAGGAAGGCGATTTCCTCAATGAAGGGAAGAACGCTTTCTATGGACGCTTGCGCTTCCGATATAGCAATGGAGACCACAACTACAAACGGCCTTTCGACCAATTCTCCGTAAATCTGGAGCTGGGGAATGGCGACAGTTCCTTTATCAATGCGGTCAATGTGCATGCCCTGCTGTACGGTGCAAAATTCTTCAAATCGCAGAAAGGCGATCATTACGGAACCCTGAATGCACATTATGACTTCTACAACAACGATGCGTTCTTCTATGGCGCGCAGAGTCTGAATTACAATTGGCTCTCGGAATTTAAGTACAAGAAAGGCTCTCGGCTGAACCTGAGTGTCGGTGCCGGAGCTGTTATCCTGGCAGCTGTACCGGATCCGTATCTCTTGTATGGTGCGAGTAGGAACTATAACTATGGTCCAGGGGCATCCTACCGCTTTAGGGGCGAACTGATGCTCTTTAACCGATTTATGATCAATGCAGATTACAATGGTGGCGTGTTCTTTACCATCTCCGGTACGGATTCGTATTATATCCTCCATGGACTAAATGTCGAGGGAAGCCTCCGTGTCTGGAAACGATGGTCCATCAACCTGAGCTCGGGGTATTTCAACCTGCAGGGACACTTCAAGGATCATCAATACCCAGATTTTAACCGGGAATATCCCTATGGAAGATTGTCAGTGGGGTATAATATCTTTTTTTAG
- a CDS encoding trigger factor, with product MNISHQNIDDINAKIQVEIAPADYNPQVDKAIKDQAKKANLPGFRKGMVPTGHIKRMYGKAILFDEINKIINDKIAEYIGEQKLEVLGQPLPLEEDKDGQYNWDFNDTFNFNYEIGLAPQFETPFSAETEFTEYDIKADDATLAERIKNLRRSYGKMTNPEVSEEGDVLYATLKQDKEDGIEKTTSVRTDIIEDAKVKKALVGLKKDDTAKIDVKKAFKVADLARILGVTEDEAENLDVTKFELTVKNINRLEESDLNQEFFDKLFPAGEVTKEEEFNEKVKEEVENLFKQNAAQKLRNDLYTYGMEKVDAKFPEEFLKKWLKATNPNLAETEIEEGFEDFLNNLKWTIIENRIVTANNLEVKYDEVVELAKERIYAQIKMYNINDEPTDEQLQQFAMQLLSDREQANRLFEEVKALKVFDQLKETVKIKSKKIDFDKFEKLDK from the coding sequence ATGAATATTTCACACCAGAACATTGATGACATCAACGCTAAAATCCAAGTGGAAATAGCACCTGCAGATTATAACCCTCAGGTTGATAAAGCAATTAAAGACCAGGCTAAAAAAGCAAACCTTCCTGGATTCCGTAAAGGAATGGTACCTACTGGCCACATCAAGCGCATGTACGGTAAAGCAATCTTATTTGATGAAATCAACAAAATTATCAATGATAAAATTGCTGAATATATCGGCGAACAAAAACTAGAAGTATTGGGCCAGCCGCTTCCATTGGAAGAAGATAAAGACGGTCAGTACAACTGGGATTTCAATGATACTTTTAACTTCAACTACGAAATCGGTCTTGCTCCACAATTCGAAACTCCATTCTCTGCTGAAACAGAGTTTACAGAGTACGATATCAAGGCTGACGATGCTACTCTTGCTGAGCGTATCAAAAACCTACGTCGCAGCTACGGTAAGATGACCAACCCAGAAGTTTCTGAGGAAGGTGACGTGTTGTACGCAACATTGAAACAAGATAAAGAGGACGGTATCGAGAAGACTACTTCCGTACGTACAGATATCATCGAGGATGCTAAAGTAAAGAAAGCTTTGGTAGGCTTGAAAAAAGACGACACGGCGAAAATCGACGTGAAGAAAGCATTCAAAGTGGCTGATTTAGCACGTATCTTGGGTGTTACCGAAGATGAAGCTGAAAACTTGGATGTTACCAAATTCGAATTGACGGTTAAAAACATCAACCGTTTGGAAGAGTCTGATTTGAACCAAGAGTTCTTCGACAAATTATTCCCTGCTGGTGAGGTTACTAAAGAAGAAGAATTCAACGAAAAAGTAAAAGAAGAAGTTGAAAACTTGTTCAAACAAAACGCTGCACAGAAATTACGCAACGACCTATACACATACGGTATGGAGAAAGTTGACGCTAAATTCCCTGAGGAGTTCTTGAAAAAATGGTTGAAAGCAACCAACCCGAACCTAGCGGAGACAGAAATCGAAGAAGGATTCGAAGATTTCTTGAACAACTTGAAATGGACGATCATTGAAAACCGTATCGTTACGGCAAATAACCTAGAGGTGAAGTACGATGAGGTTGTTGAATTGGCGAAAGAACGTATCTACGCACAAATCAAAATGTACAACATCAATGACGAACCTACAGATGAGCAATTGCAACAATTCGCTATGCAATTATTATCTGACAGAGAGCAAGCAAACCGTTTGTTCGAAGAGGTGAAAGCATTGAAAGTATTCGATCAATTGAAAGAGACTGTGAAAATCAAGTCTAAGAAAATTGACTTCGATAAATTCGAAAAGCTTGACAAATAA
- a CDS encoding winged helix-turn-helix domain-containing protein codes for MSLDLTLYDKVFENRIRLQIMSILMANESYDFNSLKELLEVTDGNLASNLKNLEKEGYILVTKTFIDRKPNTRYSKTDKGQKAFENHLVALENLIKQQYK; via the coding sequence GTGAGTTTAGATTTAACATTATATGACAAGGTATTCGAAAATAGGATCAGGTTGCAGATCATGAGTATCCTGATGGCGAATGAGTCCTATGACTTCAATTCCCTGAAGGAATTGTTGGAAGTGACCGATGGGAACTTGGCTTCAAACCTGAAGAACCTCGAGAAAGAGGGGTATATTCTGGTGACCAAAACCTTCATCGATCGTAAGCCGAATACCCGGTACAGCAAGACGGACAAAGGCCAAAAAGCATTTGAAAACCACTTGGTTGCCCTGGAAAATTTAATAAAACAGCAGTATAAATAA
- the creD gene encoding cell envelope integrity protein CreD, which yields MENNQLNEGLENSSPKSLYDKITGSMLLKIFVIFFLTIILLIPMALIGDLISERKQRETQVSTEIARKWGLEQVVSTPVIAVPYDAVHETIKPTTDGKQTTERIVVKEWAFLLPENSAITAEVQPEPLKRGIFQAIVYNAKVTVKGNFKPFDLTKLDVPATDLKWNEAKMVFGIQDTKGLSANPNVQWNGQGFPMDKYFQELDLFTNNLTTNLNLTGNEDLNKPFQITMDLKGSKSLNFLPLAKQTTIHASGNWANPSFNGNFLPEDREVNETFRANWSIPDFNRKLAQQWTGEPVALYNFLGVDLASEDVQMTDFPEPKVVGSAESSDKLTSNDYDMVQINFLPNVNNYQKATRVTKYGALVIALTFISLIFMEIIKKQRVHLIQYVLIGFAMVLFYALLLAISEHIGFNLAYLLAAVATILLIATFVRAITKDGKSAWIFGAILALFYTFIFVLLQLRDYSLIVGTVGLFIILAVLMRLSTKINWYQFEK from the coding sequence ATGGAAAATAATCAACTTAATGAAGGTTTAGAGAACAGTTCTCCAAAATCCTTGTACGACAAAATTACCGGCTCCATGCTGTTGAAGATCTTCGTAATCTTCTTCCTGACGATCATTCTATTGATTCCAATGGCTTTGATCGGTGATCTCATCAGCGAGCGCAAGCAACGGGAAACGCAAGTTTCTACCGAAATTGCCAGAAAATGGGGATTGGAACAGGTGGTGAGTACTCCCGTGATCGCTGTTCCCTATGACGCGGTACACGAAACTATAAAACCGACAACGGATGGCAAGCAAACCACCGAAAGGATAGTGGTGAAGGAATGGGCATTCCTATTGCCGGAGAACAGCGCCATCACTGCGGAGGTTCAACCCGAACCTTTGAAGCGCGGCATTTTCCAAGCGATAGTGTACAATGCGAAAGTAACCGTTAAGGGTAATTTCAAGCCTTTTGATTTGACCAAATTGGATGTTCCAGCTACAGACCTGAAGTGGAACGAAGCGAAAATGGTCTTTGGAATTCAGGATACCAAGGGGCTATCTGCAAATCCAAATGTGCAATGGAATGGACAGGGATTTCCAATGGATAAATATTTCCAGGAGTTGGATCTATTCACCAATAATTTGACAACAAACCTGAACCTGACCGGCAATGAAGATTTGAATAAGCCTTTCCAGATTACCATGGACTTGAAGGGATCGAAATCCTTGAACTTCCTTCCATTGGCGAAGCAGACCACGATCCATGCTTCTGGAAACTGGGCGAACCCAAGCTTCAACGGCAACTTTCTACCGGAGGATCGGGAAGTGAATGAAACCTTCCGCGCCAACTGGTCGATTCCGGATTTCAACCGTAAGCTTGCTCAGCAATGGACCGGGGAACCAGTTGCCCTGTATAATTTCTTGGGGGTGGACCTTGCTAGTGAGGATGTCCAAATGACGGACTTCCCTGAACCTAAAGTTGTAGGATCCGCTGAATCCAGCGACAAATTGACCTCAAACGATTACGATATGGTGCAGATCAATTTCCTGCCAAATGTCAATAATTACCAAAAGGCAACGCGTGTGACCAAGTATGGTGCGTTGGTCATTGCATTGACCTTTATTTCCCTGATTTTTATGGAGATCATCAAGAAACAGCGCGTGCATCTTATCCAATATGTACTCATCGGTTTTGCCATGGTGCTCTTCTATGCGCTATTGTTAGCTATATCGGAACATATCGGCTTCAACCTGGCCTATCTGCTTGCCGCTGTAGCAACCATCCTGTTGATCGCCACCTTTGTCCGTGCGATTACCAAGGACGGAAAATCAGCATGGATCTTCGGTGCTATCTTAGCCCTGTTCTACACCTTTATCTTTGTGTTGCTCCAACTTCGCGACTACTCATTGATCGTTGGAACAGTAGGTTTATTCATCATCCTTGCCGTATTGATGCGTCTGTCGACAAAAATCAATTGGTATCAATTCGAGAAATAA
- a CDS encoding S9 family peptidase encodes MHKISWIGAFLLINNMVIAQVGKEVPQKVERKTVDTRSRHSAAVEPLSPQKLWELGRVSGEGLSADGTQLIYGVSNYQFDDNKSEKNLYVIPVKGGTPVQFTTEAGSESVLKVDGDQVLYMFKGQLWKKSLKDGNATQVTNYEGGLENVKISPDGKHILFSKQVLLKPYYSQDKYKDLTKSNVYIYDNLDYRHWDTWNDGKFNHPFVATYADGQIGEAKDILGEEPYYSPTMPFGGAEDFTWSPDGKAVFYVCKKKFGKDYALSTNTDIYRYDLSSGETTNVTEGMMGYDNSPAFSPNGKLFTWLSMKTDGYEADKNDVILLDPQTNTKLNLTAHWDGTVNAFTWSKDNKKIYFVAPSEGTVQLFEILVPTNLKNRALPIINQISSGDFDITGIVGETKDGLVVTSTKMTRAAEVFLYSFKDKNLKAITTVNDQLYSTVAATKVESRVTKATDGLDLFSWVIYPPDFDPANKYPTLLFCQGGPQSATTQSYSFRWNFQLLASQGYIVIAPNRRGMPGWGVKWNEQISKDWGGQSIRDYLSAIDDLSKEPYVDKDRIAAVGASYGGYSVFQLAGVHEGRFKSFISHCGLFDMKSWYGTTEELFFANHDLGGPYWDKANAKTYTEFNPSTMVEKWNTPILIFQGGKDYRVPIGQGLEAFQAAQLRGVKSRLVYLPDENHWVLSGHNAQVWQREFFGWLSETLK; translated from the coding sequence ATGCACAAGATTTCATGGATTGGCGCATTCTTATTGATCAATAATATGGTTATTGCACAGGTAGGAAAGGAAGTCCCACAGAAAGTGGAACGTAAAACAGTGGATACACGCAGCAGGCACTCCGCAGCCGTGGAACCCTTAAGCCCGCAAAAATTATGGGAATTGGGCCGAGTCAGTGGGGAGGGATTATCCGCAGATGGTACCCAACTCATTTATGGCGTTTCCAATTATCAGTTTGATGATAACAAATCCGAAAAGAACCTCTATGTAATTCCTGTCAAGGGAGGTACACCGGTTCAGTTTACGACGGAGGCTGGTTCGGAATCGGTTCTGAAGGTCGATGGCGATCAGGTTCTCTATATGTTCAAGGGACAGCTATGGAAGAAAAGCCTAAAAGATGGCAATGCCACACAGGTGACCAATTATGAAGGTGGCCTGGAAAATGTGAAGATATCTCCGGATGGAAAGCATATCCTCTTCAGTAAGCAGGTGCTGTTGAAGCCCTATTACAGTCAGGATAAATACAAGGACCTGACAAAATCCAATGTCTATATCTATGATAATCTGGATTACCGCCATTGGGATACCTGGAATGATGGTAAATTCAACCATCCATTCGTGGCTACCTATGCCGATGGACAGATTGGAGAGGCTAAGGATATCTTGGGCGAAGAACCTTATTATTCGCCGACCATGCCTTTCGGCGGTGCGGAAGATTTTACATGGTCGCCCGATGGGAAGGCTGTGTTCTATGTCTGCAAGAAGAAATTTGGGAAGGACTATGCCCTCAGTACCAATACGGATATTTACCGATATGACCTGAGCTCCGGCGAAACGACCAATGTCACCGAGGGTATGATGGGATATGATAACAGTCCTGCATTCAGTCCCAATGGCAAGCTATTTACGTGGTTGAGCATGAAAACCGACGGTTATGAGGCTGATAAAAATGATGTGATCTTGCTGGATCCCCAAACGAATACCAAGCTGAACCTGACCGCACATTGGGACGGAACGGTGAACGCATTTACCTGGAGCAAGGATAACAAGAAAATTTATTTTGTTGCGCCAAGTGAAGGTACGGTGCAACTTTTTGAAATCCTGGTTCCCACCAACCTGAAGAACCGTGCCTTGCCGATCATTAACCAGATATCGTCAGGCGATTTCGATATTACGGGAATTGTTGGTGAAACGAAGGACGGCCTGGTCGTTACTTCCACAAAGATGACACGTGCAGCCGAGGTGTTTCTGTATTCCTTCAAGGATAAAAACCTAAAGGCCATCACAACGGTGAACGATCAACTGTACAGTACGGTCGCAGCGACAAAAGTAGAATCTAGGGTAACAAAGGCAACGGATGGCTTGGATCTATTCTCTTGGGTGATCTATCCACCGGATTTCGATCCTGCGAACAAATATCCGACCCTATTGTTCTGTCAGGGAGGACCGCAATCTGCCACAACGCAGTCGTATTCTTTCCGATGGAACTTCCAGTTATTGGCATCTCAGGGATATATTGTTATTGCGCCGAACCGTCGCGGAATGCCGGGTTGGGGCGTGAAATGGAACGAGCAGATCTCCAAGGACTGGGGCGGACAATCCATCCGCGATTACCTATCGGCAATTGATGATCTATCCAAGGAACCTTATGTCGATAAAGACCGCATTGCAGCCGTTGGTGCGAGCTACGGTGGTTACTCGGTGTTCCAATTGGCAGGTGTGCATGAAGGCCGCTTTAAGTCTTTTATTTCGCACTGTGGTCTGTTTGATATGAAGTCGTGGTACGGTACAACAGAAGAGCTGTTCTTTGCCAACCATGACCTTGGCGGACCGTACTGGGATAAAGCCAATGCAAAGACCTATACGGAATTCAATCCGAGCACTATGGTGGAGAAATGGAACACGCCAATTTTGATCTTCCAAGGAGGCAAGGACTACCGTGTGCCGATCGGGCAGGGGCTGGAAGCTTTCCAAGCAGCGCAGTTGCGTGGCGTAAAGAGCCGATTGGTTTACCTTCCGGATGAAAACCACTGGGTGCTATCGGGCCATAATGCCCAAGTATGGCAACGTGAATTCTTTGGTTGGTTGTCCGAAACCTTGAAATAG